Genomic segment of bacterium:
GGGAATCTCCAGGCGGTGCTGGAGCTCGAGCTCGCACACGTCCACCCAGAACTCGAGAGCTCGGTCCATGTCTTCGACGTTTATGCAGTATTGGGCGAGTATTTGGGTCATAACGGCCTCCTTGATCGCAACGGTGGCGGGCTACTCGTGATTGCCGGTGTGACAGTACAGTGTGGAATGGCGCTCACGTTGGCGTAAGCAAGCCGCAATTCAAGAGGGAGGCGACCCATGCCCAGCCCCGTCGCAGGCGTAGACCAGAGCAACGCCCCTTACATCATCGTCTCATCCGACACCCATGCCGGGCTGTTCGTCGAGGATTATCGGGAATACCTCGAGTCGGCGCTCCACCCCGAGTTCGACGAGTGGCTGGTCACCCGCCACCAGCATCGGGCCATGGTCGAGGAGCTCAACGGCGAATATGTCGAGCAGTGGGAGCGCGAGAACGAGATCGGACTGAAGGGGGCCTACGACCCGGAGATCCGCGACAAAACCCTTGATGCCGACGGCGTCGCCGGGGAGATCATCTTCGCCGACGGCGACGCGGTAACCGGAATGGAGGCCCCGCCGTTCGGAGCCGGCCTGTCGGCCGGACAGATCACCGACTCGCGGCGCGCTTGGGCTGGGGCTCGGGCCCACAACCGCTGGCTTGAGGAGTTCTGCGCCACCAATCCGCCCCGCCGAGCCGGAGTCGCCCTGGTGCCGATCACCCACAGTATCGACGAAGCGGTGAAGGAGATCGAGGCGCTGGCTGGCAAGCCGGGCATCAGGGGCATCATGATCCCCACCATGTGGCACGAGCACCCGTCGTACGGCCACGAGAGCTACGACCCGGTGTGGGCCGCTTGTGCCGAAGCCGGACTGGTGGTACACACTCACTCCGGAGAAGCCGACACGCCGTCATACAACGAGAACATGGCCCAATACATGCTCGAGGTGGCGTTCTGGACCCACCGACCTCTCTGGCAGCTCCTGTTCTCCGGAACCTTCGACCGCCATCCCAACCTGCGCTACGCGCCGGTGGAGTGCGGCTCGTGGTGGCTGGGCGATCTGCTGTTCAAGGCCGATGCCATGTTCGGCGGGCGCAACTGGAAGGTGAAGAAGATGAGCTCGCGCACCAAGGGGCTCATCCAGAGGCTGCCGTCGGAGTACATCGGCAGCAACGTGTTCATCGGTGCCTCCACCATGAGCAAGGTGGAGCTGCGGCGGCGCTACATGAATGGGGTCGACGCGCTGATGTGGGGCACCGACTACCCCCACCCCGAGGGAAGTTGGCCCAACACCATTGAGCGCCTCGAAACCGATTTCCAGGAGATACCGGTCGAGGAAACCCGCTTGTTGCTCGGGCTAAACGCGGTGCGGTGTTACGACCTAGACATCGACGGGCTGTCCAATATTGCCGGCCAAATTGGCCCGACTCCCGAACAGCTCAACCAGAACCTCGATCTGCGGACCGACCCGAACGCCATACGCGAGGCCCGGTTCTGGTTCGACGACTACAACATCGAGTGGCCTGATTGATCCAGTCGAAGCAGTTGCGCTTCTCGTGTTTGAATGAGCCGCCTGGAATTCGATCGGGCTGATGGCAGAGCCCTTCGGGCAGTCGCCGTCCAGTTCTTTGCCAACGGTGCACTGTTTGCGTCGTTCGTTCCCCGGATGCCTGAAATACGAGACCGGGTGGAGATCTCGGTAGCTGGCGTGGGCGCCTTGCTGTCCATAGCCGGCGTATTCGGTTTGGCGGGAAGCGCGGTCGTCGGTCACGCAATATCGCGGTTCGGCACCCGCGGGGTGATGATTGGTGCCGGGGGTTTGCTGGCGATGTCGTTGGCGGTGGTAGGGCTGGCTACCACGCCTGCTGTGCTATTGGTGGGATTGGCGGCGATGATGGTATTCGACGTCATGGTCGACGTTGCCATGAACATGCAGGGTTCGTGGCTGAGCGCCCGACGGCACGCACCGGTGATGAACCGGCTCCACGGCCTGTGGAGCTTGGGCGCTCTCGTTGGAGGAGCAGTCTCTTCGCGAGTTGCCGCGGCTGAGGTTTCGCTCACCGCGCATTTACTGGTCGCGGCCATGGTGCTGCTGGCCCTGCTCGGGTTTGTCGGGCCGGGTCTTCTTCGAGTTGACGAAACGCCTGAGCCAACACCCGAAGAGGGCAAAAGGGCTGTCATTGCCCAGCGAAGCCTCAGGACCCTGGCCATCTTCGTGGTGGTTGGCTTCTCAGCTGCGGCGATGGAGTCGACTTCCTTTGACTGGGCCGCTTTTCGCCTCACCGACGATTTGGGCACTTCAGCGGGATTCGCGGCCCTCGGCTATGTGGCGGTGATGGGGGGCATGACCGCGGCGCGATTTGCCGGCGACTGGGCCAGCGTCCGCTTGGGCAACAGCAGGCTGGTAACGCTGTCGGCCTCCATGGCTGGCACCGGGCTGGCAGTGGCGTCGCTGGTGCCGAATCGATATGTCGTTGTGGCCGGCTATGTCGCGGCCGGGCTCGGGATTGCCGCATTGCTCCCCTCCGTGTACGACGCGGCGGCAAAACGTCCCGGTCGGCCAGGGGCAGGGCTCGGCGCGCTTACCGGTGGACTGCGCACTGCCATCCTGGTCATCCCCTTCGTCATCGGAAGTATCGCCGGTACGGGGCTAGACATCGGCGGAGCGGTGGCGATCGTGGCGCTTCCTGCCACCGTGATCTTCCTTTCGACGTCAGCGAGAGTGCGAGTGGCCGCTCACCGCTAGGGGTCAATCCAGGGGAAGATGGGTTCAGGACGGCCCTGGACACCGACGTCAAGGGCCAATAGCTCGCCGGGCTGGAATCCGTCGCGCCCCGGCTCGGAGGGCACAGTGCCGCCTGCCCCAATTGTGGTGACGAATAGGGTAGAGAGATCTGAGCCTCCGAAAGCAGGCATCGATGGCTTCTGCACTGGTAGCTC
This window contains:
- a CDS encoding amidohydrolase family protein, whose translation is MPSPVAGVDQSNAPYIIVSSDTHAGLFVEDYREYLESALHPEFDEWLVTRHQHRAMVEELNGEYVEQWERENEIGLKGAYDPEIRDKTLDADGVAGEIIFADGDAVTGMEAPPFGAGLSAGQITDSRRAWAGARAHNRWLEEFCATNPPRRAGVALVPITHSIDEAVKEIEALAGKPGIRGIMIPTMWHEHPSYGHESYDPVWAACAEAGLVVHTHSGEADTPSYNENMAQYMLEVAFWTHRPLWQLLFSGTFDRHPNLRYAPVECGSWWLGDLLFKADAMFGGRNWKVKKMSSRTKGLIQRLPSEYIGSNVFIGASTMSKVELRRRYMNGVDALMWGTDYPHPEGSWPNTIERLETDFQEIPVEETRLLLGLNAVRCYDLDIDGLSNIAGQIGPTPEQLNQNLDLRTDPNAIREARFWFDDYNIEWPD
- a CDS encoding MFS transporter: MSRLEFDRADGRALRAVAVQFFANGALFASFVPRMPEIRDRVEISVAGVGALLSIAGVFGLAGSAVVGHAISRFGTRGVMIGAGGLLAMSLAVVGLATTPAVLLVGLAAMMVFDVMVDVAMNMQGSWLSARRHAPVMNRLHGLWSLGALVGGAVSSRVAAAEVSLTAHLLVAAMVLLALLGFVGPGLLRVDETPEPTPEEGKRAVIAQRSLRTLAIFVVVGFSAAAMESTSFDWAAFRLTDDLGTSAGFAALGYVAVMGGMTAARFAGDWASVRLGNSRLVTLSASMAGTGLAVASLVPNRYVVVAGYVAAGLGIAALLPSVYDAAAKRPGRPGAGLGALTGGLRTAILVIPFVIGSIAGTGLDIGGAVAIVALPATVIFLSTSARVRVAAHR